In the Salmo trutta chromosome 33, fSalTru1.1, whole genome shotgun sequence genome, one interval contains:
- the gsc gene encoding homeobox protein goosecoid, giving the protein MPAGMFSIDSILAGRPTCKDSVLLHRNPPVVFSNLTDSIYTATDYNGLYSHATGPSPPGLQAVNGTRIGYNNYYYGQLHVQGPNGPACCSAIPTLGSQQCPCIPTGYDSTGSVLISPVPHQMMSYMNVGTLSRTELQLLNQLHCRRKRRHRTIFTDEQLEALENLFQETKYPDVGTREQLARKVHLREEKVEVWFKNRRAKWRRQKRSSSEESENSQKWNKSTKIPTEKTEESKSDVDSDS; this is encoded by the exons ATGCCCGCTGGTATGTTCAGTATCGACAGTATCCTGGCCGGGAGACCCACTTGCAAGGACTCGGTGCTCCTCCATCGGAATCCCCCAGTGGTGTTCTCTAACCTCACGGATTCCATCTACACTGCTACCGATTACAATGGACTCTACTCGCACGCAACTGGACCTTCTCCCCCGGGGCTGCAGGCGGTGAACGGGACTAGAATAGGATATAATAACTATTATTACGGACAGCTGCATGTGCAGGGCCCCAATGGCCCTGCGTGCTGCAGCGCTATCCCAACCCTCGGCTCGCAACAGTGCCCATGTATTCCAACAG GTTATGACAGCACGGGCTCCGTGCTCATCTCTCCCGTCCCGCACCAGATGATGTCCTATATGAACGTGGGCACCTTGTCTCGGACCGAGCTCCAGCTCTTGAACCAGCTCCACTGCCGACGGAAGCGGAGACACCGAACCATCTTCACCGACGAGCAGCTTGAGGCTCTGGAAAACCTTTTTCAGGAGACCAAGTACCCTGACGTCGGCACACGGGAACAGCTCGCGCGGAAAGTCCATCTACGGGAGGAGAAGGTCGAG GTGTGGTTCAAAAACAGACGAGCGAAATGGAGAAGGCAGAAAAGGTCGTCCTCCGAAGAATCTGAAAACTCACAGAAATGGAACAAATCGACGAAAATACCCACAGAAAAAACCGAGGAAAGCAAAAGTGACGTGGATTCTGACAGCTGA